In Candidatus Binataceae bacterium, one DNA window encodes the following:
- a CDS encoding PDZ domain-containing protein: protein MRTLVFRSGLLALMLAVLPCLCFAQSGSDQTLVIKPQVPAMAPSPAPPSISSPASVAAPLPADQAQHNDVNLYLNNESPDARYEPYFQPVRPTQPAMPTGPLPYLGVAVHPYELDYTGGAVHGLEVISVDAGSPAAAAGLRPATNPTSLGASGATAGALLGPAEFIMMPLLKKTGQLGKTGDLIVAVDDRRVSSEQDLAEQLARLKAGDTAWLTVIRDTTKVIDKPKSVQIGVRLGPAHQVAASGTE from the coding sequence ATGCGTACTTTGGTTTTCCGCTCTGGTCTGTTGGCGCTCATGCTAGCGGTGCTGCCGTGTCTATGCTTTGCCCAGAGCGGCTCCGATCAAACTCTGGTGATCAAACCCCAGGTTCCGGCAATGGCGCCGTCACCCGCACCACCCTCCATTTCGTCCCCGGCTAGCGTGGCGGCACCGCTGCCCGCCGATCAGGCTCAGCATAATGACGTCAACCTCTATCTCAACAATGAATCTCCCGACGCGCGCTATGAGCCTTACTTTCAGCCGGTGCGGCCGACGCAGCCCGCGATGCCGACTGGGCCGCTACCCTATCTCGGCGTAGCCGTTCATCCCTACGAACTGGACTATACCGGCGGCGCGGTCCATGGGTTGGAGGTTATCAGCGTGGATGCGGGCAGTCCGGCGGCGGCCGCCGGCCTACGTCCGGCCACCAATCCGACTTCGCTAGGTGCCAGCGGCGCCACCGCCGGCGCGCTGTTGGGGCCGGCGGAATTCATCATGATGCCGCTGCTCAAGAAGACCGGCCAATTGGGCAAGACCGGCGATTTGATTGTAGCGGTAGATGACCGGCGGGTCTCCAGCGAGCAGGATCTCGCCGAACAGTTGGCTCGGCTTAAGGCCGGCGACACAGCCTGGCTGACGGTAATCCGGGACACCACTAAGGTTATCGATAAGCCCAAGAGCGTCCAGATTGGGGTACGGCTGGGCCCAGCCCATCAGGTTGCGGCCTCGGGCACCGAGTAG
- a CDS encoding D-2-hydroxyacid dehydrogenase, which translates to MKIVIGMALTPFQRALLEQAAPEAQIVALSGQARPTLRFPEQLISELADCDVLGCYAVPANLPILAPRLRLIQMMFAGIDGAANDPATMASSIPLTNVSGVHGAVIAEYIVMSILAYAHQLQRCLRAQVRKQWIGVHEFATSVEPVRGKTLAILGYGSIGRQTARLAQGLGMEVLALKRDPEEHRDFGWSLPGCGDPMGEIPRAWFGPEQRAEILAQSDFVALTLPLTPATHHFLGAREFAAMKPGAYVVNVGRGPVIDQVALIEALRGGRLGGAGLDVMVPEPLNPDSPLWEMEQVLLTPHMSGARKGYIDDACRIFADNLRRLQSGQPLVNLVDRALGY; encoded by the coding sequence ATGAAGATTGTGATTGGAATGGCGCTGACTCCTTTTCAGCGGGCGCTGCTCGAGCAGGCCGCGCCTGAGGCCCAAATTGTCGCGCTTTCGGGACAAGCCCGCCCCACTCTACGCTTCCCCGAGCAACTTATCTCCGAGCTAGCCGATTGCGATGTGCTCGGATGCTACGCCGTGCCGGCCAACCTGCCCATCCTGGCTCCGCGCCTACGCCTGATCCAGATGATGTTCGCCGGCATCGACGGCGCTGCCAACGATCCAGCTACGATGGCCAGCTCGATTCCATTGACCAACGTCAGCGGAGTACACGGGGCGGTAATTGCCGAGTACATCGTGATGTCGATTCTCGCCTACGCCCATCAGCTCCAGCGCTGTTTACGCGCCCAGGTACGCAAGCAATGGATCGGGGTGCACGAATTCGCCACCTCGGTCGAGCCGGTACGAGGCAAGACCCTGGCAATCCTGGGGTATGGGTCCATCGGCCGCCAGACCGCACGGTTGGCACAAGGGCTGGGAATGGAAGTGTTGGCGCTCAAGCGCGACCCGGAAGAGCATCGCGATTTCGGCTGGAGCCTGCCCGGTTGCGGCGACCCCATGGGCGAGATTCCACGCGCCTGGTTCGGTCCCGAGCAGCGCGCGGAGATCCTGGCGCAAAGCGATTTTGTCGCCCTCACCCTGCCGCTGACTCCCGCCACCCATCATTTTCTGGGGGCGCGGGAATTCGCGGCGATGAAACCCGGCGCCTATGTGGTCAACGTCGGCCGCGGCCCGGTAATCGATCAGGTTGCGTTGATCGAGGCCCTGCGCGGCGGCCGCCTGGGCGGCGCCGGGCTCGACGTGATGGTGCCTGAACCGCTCAATCCCGACAGCCCCCTGTGGGAAATGGAACAGGTGCTGCTCACGCCGCACATGTCGGGCGCGCGCAAAGGCTATATCGACGACGCCTGCCGGATCTTCGCCGACAATCTGCGCCGCCTGCAAAGCGGCCAGCCGCTGGTCAACCTGGTCGATCGCGCGTTGGGGTATTGA
- a CDS encoding Mur ligase family protein, with protein MAAIDAQGAVRLSAVPPHPRRIHLIGIGGTAMAALAGMLFEQGYQVSGSDAALYEPTRSLLARLGIRAREGYAAQNLVPAPDLVIVGNVVTRSNPEAVALMQSGLAYLSMPEALWHFFLRHRRPLMVCGTHGKTTSTSMLAQALIAAGRDPSVLVGGISRNLAANYRLGQGQDFVIEGDEYDSAFFDKRPKFIHYHPAGAILTSLEFDHADIYRDLDQVKEAFAAMVAAQEPRAVLVVCADQPRALEVSAATRARRITYGLEAGEYRAAGITPEAAGTRFDVLCEGRAVAQGVNVPTWGLMNVANALGVYVLLATMGLEREEIVAGLASFAGVVRRQEVVGEVDGITVVDDFAHHPSAIAATLAAIGARFSGRRILAAFEPRSNTSRRSVFQGEFACAFDGAARVYLAPVYFKENDPIPPDQRLAVDRLARDISQRGPRAVACASNDDVLAKIEEDVRSGDVVLVMSNGPFGNLKERLLEHLRSLAQ; from the coding sequence ATGGCAGCGATTGATGCTCAGGGGGCTGTGCGACTGAGTGCCGTCCCGCCCCATCCCCGCCGGATTCATCTTATCGGGATCGGTGGTACCGCGATGGCGGCGCTGGCCGGGATGCTGTTCGAGCAAGGTTACCAGGTCAGCGGCTCCGACGCCGCGCTGTACGAGCCGACCCGTTCGCTGCTGGCACGGTTGGGAATCCGTGCCCGCGAGGGCTATGCGGCACAAAACCTGGTTCCCGCGCCCGACTTGGTGATCGTCGGCAACGTGGTGACGCGGAGCAATCCAGAGGCCGTGGCGCTGATGCAAAGTGGGCTTGCGTATCTCTCGATGCCCGAGGCGCTGTGGCATTTTTTCCTGCGCCATCGGCGTCCGCTGATGGTCTGCGGCACCCACGGTAAGACCACCTCGACCTCGATGCTGGCGCAGGCGTTGATCGCGGCCGGGCGCGACCCCAGCGTGCTGGTAGGCGGTATCAGCCGCAATCTAGCCGCCAACTATCGGCTGGGACAGGGGCAGGATTTCGTCATCGAGGGGGACGAATACGACAGCGCCTTCTTCGACAAGCGACCCAAGTTTATCCATTACCATCCCGCCGGCGCGATCCTGACCTCGCTGGAATTCGATCATGCGGACATCTATCGCGATCTCGACCAGGTGAAGGAGGCTTTCGCCGCGATGGTCGCGGCGCAGGAGCCGCGGGCGGTGCTGGTGGTCTGCGCCGACCAGCCCCGCGCGCTGGAAGTCAGCGCGGCCACTCGCGCAAGGCGAATTACCTACGGCCTCGAGGCCGGAGAATATCGCGCGGCGGGAATAACACCGGAAGCCGCGGGCACACGCTTCGACGTGCTGTGCGAGGGGCGGGCGGTCGCCCAAGGGGTGAACGTTCCCACCTGGGGCCTGATGAACGTCGCCAATGCGCTGGGGGTCTATGTGCTGCTGGCGACAATGGGGCTTGAGCGCGAGGAGATCGTGGCCGGGCTGGCCTCCTTCGCCGGCGTGGTGCGCCGGCAGGAGGTGGTGGGCGAAGTCGATGGGATCACGGTGGTGGACGACTTCGCCCACCATCCCAGCGCGATCGCGGCCACCCTGGCCGCGATCGGCGCGCGCTTTTCCGGCCGCCGCATCCTGGCCGCCTTCGAGCCGCGCTCCAACACCAGCCGGCGCAGCGTGTTCCAGGGCGAGTTTGCCTGCGCCTTCGACGGCGCGGCGCGGGTTTATCTGGCGCCGGTCTATTTCAAGGAGAACGATCCGATCCCGCCTGACCAGCGGCTGGCCGTCGACCGCCTGGCGCGGGACATTAGCCAGCGCGGTCCGCGCGCGGTGGCCTGCGCCAGTAATGATGACGTGCTGGCGAAGATTGAGGAGGACGTCAGGTCCGGCGATGTGGTGCTGGTGATGTCCAACGGCCCCTTCGGCAATCTCAAGGAGCGCCTGCTGGAGCATCTGCGCAGCCTTGCGCAGTGA